Proteins co-encoded in one Flavobacterium fluviale genomic window:
- a CDS encoding B12-binding domain-containing radical SAM protein, whose translation MKTKLFVITPPFTQLNTPYPATAYIKGFLNTKNIESAQADLGIDVILELFSKKGLINLFQVSSFRFEVGNVEVSDNSKRIFALQDEYIKTIDSVIQFLQGKNPTLALQICQEDFLPEASRFAQLEELDWAFGTMGTQDKAKHLATLYLEDISDFIVECVDENFGFSRYAERLGRSANSFDELYEALQQEPTYIDSILISLLKAKIEAVRPTLFLISVPFPGNLYSAFRCAQWVKENHPEIKISMGGGFPNTELRSLSDKRVFEFFDFITLDDGEVPIEELIFHLENPDSNSFKRTFLLENGEVVYKNNSLKHDYKQAYVGTPDYSDLPLDKYISVIEIVNPMHRMWSDGRWNKLTMAHGCYWGKCTFCDISLDYIKVYEPVAASLLCDRMEELIEKTGQNGFHFVDEAAPPALMRALALEILKRKLAVTWWTNIRFEKSFSKDLCLLLKASGCIAVSGGLEVASDRLLKLIDKGVTVEQVAKVTRNFTEAGIMVHAYLMYGYPTQTIQETIDSLEMVRQLFEAGVLQSGFWHQFALTAHSPVGLYPEKFGVTKKTEAIGTFANNDIEYTDSTGINHDKFSFGLKKSLFNFMHGICFDYELQDWFDFKIPKTKIHPDFIFDALQEQNDFNTKPNAKVVWLGGKPSAEIFIKSKKGRSWEMMFLTFHDKKESFNIQTSKEEGEWLISILSKISISNAKNYTFQEVKNDFETSLEDFELFWYSKPVNTLREFGLLLL comes from the coding sequence TTGAAAACGAAACTTTTTGTAATTACGCCTCCTTTTACCCAACTGAATACTCCGTATCCGGCAACGGCATATATAAAAGGTTTTCTGAATACCAAAAATATCGAATCGGCTCAAGCTGACTTGGGTATTGATGTAATTTTGGAACTGTTTTCGAAAAAGGGATTAATTAATTTGTTTCAAGTTTCAAGTTTCAGGTTTGAAGTTGGAAACGTTGAAGTTTCCGATAATTCCAAAAGAATTTTTGCTCTTCAAGACGAATATATTAAAACGATCGATTCTGTAATCCAGTTTTTGCAAGGGAAAAATCCAACTTTGGCTTTACAGATTTGTCAGGAAGATTTTCTGCCAGAAGCTTCTCGTTTTGCACAACTAGAAGAACTAGATTGGGCTTTTGGAACAATGGGAACTCAAGACAAAGCAAAACATTTGGCAACTTTATATCTGGAAGATATTTCAGATTTTATTGTAGAATGTGTTGACGAGAATTTTGGTTTCAGCCGATATGCCGAACGTTTAGGACGAAGCGCCAATTCTTTTGATGAATTGTACGAAGCTTTACAGCAAGAACCAACTTATATAGATTCGATTTTAATTTCTCTTTTAAAAGCCAAAATTGAAGCTGTAAGACCAACTTTATTTCTAATTTCTGTTCCTTTTCCAGGGAATTTATATAGCGCATTTAGATGTGCGCAATGGGTAAAAGAAAATCATCCTGAAATTAAAATTTCGATGGGTGGAGGTTTCCCTAACACCGAATTGCGTTCGCTTTCTGATAAACGTGTTTTCGAATTTTTCGATTTTATCACTTTAGATGATGGAGAAGTTCCTATCGAAGAATTAATTTTTCATTTAGAAAATCCAGACTCAAATTCTTTCAAAAGAACATTTTTATTGGAAAATGGAGAAGTAGTTTATAAAAATAATTCCTTAAAACACGATTATAAACAAGCTTACGTAGGAACTCCAGATTATTCAGATCTGCCTTTGGATAAATATATTTCGGTTATCGAAATTGTTAATCCGATGCACCGAATGTGGAGTGACGGAAGGTGGAATAAGCTCACAATGGCACACGGCTGTTATTGGGGAAAATGTACTTTTTGTGATATTTCTTTAGATTACATCAAAGTATACGAACCTGTTGCTGCAAGTCTGCTTTGCGATCGAATGGAAGAATTGATCGAAAAAACAGGTCAGAACGGATTTCATTTTGTTGATGAAGCTGCACCGCCAGCTTTAATGCGTGCTTTGGCGCTTGAAATTCTAAAAAGGAAACTAGCCGTAACTTGGTGGACTAATATTCGCTTCGAAAAAAGTTTTTCAAAAGATTTATGTCTGTTACTGAAGGCTTCAGGTTGCATTGCTGTTTCAGGTGGTTTAGAAGTAGCTTCAGATCGATTATTGAAATTAATTGATAAAGGTGTTACGGTTGAACAAGTTGCGAAAGTAACCCGAAATTTTACTGAAGCGGGAATTATGGTTCATGCCTATTTAATGTATGGATATCCAACGCAGACGATTCAGGAAACAATTGACAGTCTCGAAATGGTACGTCAATTATTTGAAGCTGGAGTTTTACAGTCTGGATTCTGGCATCAATTTGCTTTGACAGCTCATAGTCCGGTCGGGTTATATCCTGAAAAATTTGGCGTAACCAAAAAAACAGAAGCAATTGGAACTTTTGCCAATAATGATATTGAATATACCGATTCAACTGGAATCAATCACGATAAATTTAGCTTCGGATTAAAGAAATCGCTTTTCAATTTCATGCACGGAATTTGTTTTGATTACGAATTGCAAGATTGGTTTGATTTTAAAATTCCGAAAACCAAAATTCATCCCGATTTTATTTTTGATGCACTTCAGGAACAGAACGATTTTAACACAAAACCAAATGCAAAAGTGGTTTGGCTTGGCGGAAAACCATCTGCTGAAATTTTTATAAAATCGAAAAAAGGAAGAAGCTGGGAAATGATGTTCTTAACTTTTCACGATAAAAAAGAAAGCTTCAATATTCAAACCAGCAAAGAAGAAGGGGAGTGGCTGATTTCAATCTTGTCTAAAATTTCCATTTCAAATGCTAAAAATTATACCTTTCAAGAAGTGAAAAATGATTTCGAAACTTCATTAGAAGATTTCGAATTATTTTGGTATTCAAAACCAGTAAATACGCTTCGCGAATTCGGACTATTATTGCTTTAA
- a CDS encoding Ig-like domain-containing protein: MKKILLLFIVFIKCACVFGQEINPNSSNNFLLEDKNGHLIQNLEQQKQFLKIREEKMKEEVLNLKKVILNSKDGNLTSKTAATLQGVEMCTNGGFEQYETVNGNSYLKNFLCTIGDPPGPTQCRSITNTADSYINRYNPNNMNIMATGVSANLVDPYIGDIKAFDQYALKINYENSSTYGSIVQGKRFKTNNENYLKFNYKAVLQSVYDNSHTDNQAFVKARILDKNNKVVSEFCLVGDEKNCIFSKVPSQTSDYVTLYTGNWQSGLLDISSIPNNEEFTVEFMASRCGLGGHFGYMYIDDVCTLHSAENLQGSIELDPLNKVCPTLPISVCGSYTIPNSGGISASVNKITLNVYNSNNVSIYSTSTTSSLDTTNKKFCFTLKNSDFPNITSANYNVGVQIDYDISGTSCAGTTFNSAIDSDANPGWDISFLNCSSSCAINVTTAKISQCDANRDGSENFDLSTLNPLVVPSTTGLNFSYFKNYNEADSNLNAITNFTSYPSSSASIFVRVSKDATCYKIISVNLEVRNPTANITGILNVCSGSTVLTASPGSSYLWSTGGSTQSITVTSLGDYSVTVTDSFGCTSTASVTIEPSQTAVSPSLQITQPSCFVSTGTIKVTSAASQYSFDDGSTWGTSDTKSNLYPGTYLVKIKTINGCTSYSQSVTITAASTLYPNYTYTNPLFCGDSGSITITTPAAYYSFDDGTTWVNNSTANNLLPANYKIRTKDSQGCISSANNVLISSNTLQTPTYTILLPACTAKGSITINTLSDFYTFDGGNTWVTNNTMSNLNAGSYSLGIKNALGCTSYYTYAYLNDFKDFYPQYTTEQPICGTDGSITITTAADSYSFDNGVTWTSNNIKKLPFGSYQIKIKNSAGCISASSYVSLYQPYLSSPVITQEQPTCGANGKITINSLSDFYSFDNGATWTTVNSKSLPPGIYTIIIKNSLGCTSYPTTIYLNNPNIDVPAYTVVQPTCTSAGSITINTTASFYSFDGGYTWGTSPSLSNLNSYTYYNIAIKNNLGCVSNSVGVLINNAKLPDPDYTVTNPSCGNIGNITFNTTADYYSIDYGTNWSTSNVFNNLGPGYYNLMIKKDNCTSNYVSIYLDSSKLAQPNLTIVQPGCGTKGSIKINTAASSYSIDGINWGTNPVFSNLSAGYYYPVIKNAQGCVSSSNSVSLQEFYLPIPTFKTTQPTCGVGGTITFTSTEAQYSIDGGKTWSTSPTFTNLSPNTYYLMVKNATGCMSNPYSAYASLQQYYLPNPDFTLIQPTCGINGSISIATVASSYSFDNGNTWTTNPVLSGLTSGYYNIVIKNATGCKSYGLSMYINPYYLPNPNVKVVQPTCGNGGSITVTTPADQYSFDGGSTWTTNPILLNPASSSYNVLIKNATGCKSNSQYFSINKFYLSSPNVSAIQPTCSAPTGTLIINTAADQYSFDGGITWTTNPVKKNLAGGSYNVIIKNTLGCTSYSSYMYINTPPSIPAAPAVKIVQPSSCGATDGSITITTSAISYSFNDGNSWTTSPTKINVGAGTYIIKIKTNSYSCESATTVVNLSSGTTIAAPDFTSTQPNCSSSKGSINITTNAATYSYDNGLTYVFSNTKTDLSPGTYFIKIKNSAGCVSNAATVTISPLAPLTAPAFTAIQPNCTDFTGSISINTTADFYSFDNGITYGTSNTKSNLSAGTYNLMVKYNSGCISLAAPVTIQAAPVIPDAPQVVVTDPIGCNSPKGSIVVSTVANLYSFDDGLTWDTSNSANLSPGSYFIRIKYTNGCASIAYKATINVAPNAPATPILTVTQPITCSNPFGSILITSTSDQYSFDDGKNYSSNPNSGNLIAGTYMVRVKNSSGCESAAVTTTINPPTDYPSNPLFKTIQPDCNNLKGTITITDTATEYSFDNGVSWTTSAMKSDLDPNTYLIKVKNNNGCISNAATVTINPFTNFIPKPALASLQSFCIQENAALNSIIITGQNIKWYDALTNGSLLPNTTLLQDAKTYYASQTIDGCESERTPVSIKIQDTHAPSGDANQTFCTGQNPTLANIQITGTSIKWYDALSNGSLLLETTNLENGKTYYASQTENNCEGSRLGITISFISTPSAPTANGNLEFCKSENAKLSNIQMTGQNVKWYDSAFSAASLPNTTLLENNRTYYASQTVGCESDRTSVLIKVYDTSLPTGNNNQQFCIDEIATLENLNITGTNLKWYDQATDGNILQETSLLQTAVYYATQTLNNCESPRLAVTVKIQDTQIPFSDSPQSFCIQKNAKISNIAINGQNIKWYGSSSSDSLLSESTTLENGMTYYASQTISNCESDKIPVTVNILGATTAECIHFVEELPYPKFFTPNNDGHNDTWTIDFDYLAPNSGIRIFDRYGKLIKELRPDTSWDGTYLGHQEPASDYWFTVTRFNGTEFRGHFSLKR, encoded by the coding sequence ATGAAGAAAATTTTACTCTTATTTATTGTTTTTATCAAATGTGCTTGTGTTTTTGGGCAAGAAATTAATCCGAATTCGTCCAATAATTTTTTATTAGAAGATAAAAATGGGCATCTAATTCAAAATTTGGAACAGCAAAAACAATTTTTGAAAATTAGGGAGGAAAAGATGAAAGAAGAAGTCCTGAATTTAAAAAAAGTGATTTTAAATTCAAAAGATGGAAATTTGACTTCAAAAACAGCAGCTACTCTTCAAGGAGTAGAAATGTGTACCAATGGAGGTTTTGAGCAATATGAAACCGTAAACGGAAACAGTTATCTTAAGAATTTTCTTTGCACAATAGGTGATCCTCCCGGACCAACGCAATGCCGATCGATCACCAATACTGCCGATTCATATATCAATCGCTATAATCCTAATAACATGAATATTATGGCAACTGGCGTTTCTGCCAATTTGGTTGACCCATATATAGGAGACATTAAAGCATTTGATCAATATGCTCTTAAAATTAATTATGAAAATTCCTCTACCTATGGTTCTATTGTTCAGGGCAAAAGGTTTAAAACAAATAATGAAAATTATCTAAAATTTAACTACAAAGCAGTATTACAAAGTGTTTATGACAATAGTCATACTGATAATCAAGCTTTTGTAAAAGCACGAATTTTAGATAAAAATAATAAGGTTGTGAGTGAATTTTGTTTAGTTGGAGATGAAAAAAATTGCATTTTCAGCAAGGTTCCGAGTCAGACTTCTGACTATGTTACTTTATATACCGGTAATTGGCAATCAGGGTTATTGGATATTTCATCAATTCCTAATAATGAAGAATTTACAGTTGAATTTATGGCTTCAAGATGTGGTTTGGGCGGGCATTTTGGGTATATGTATATTGATGATGTTTGTACCTTACATTCTGCAGAAAATCTGCAAGGTTCTATAGAACTTGATCCTTTGAATAAAGTTTGTCCTACTCTACCTATATCAGTTTGCGGCAGTTATACTATTCCTAATTCTGGAGGAATTTCTGCGTCTGTAAACAAAATCACTTTAAATGTTTACAATAGTAATAATGTGTCAATTTATAGTACATCCACTACTTCAAGTTTAGATACAACAAATAAAAAATTCTGTTTTACATTAAAAAATAGTGATTTTCCAAATATTACAAGTGCCAATTATAATGTAGGCGTACAAATTGATTATGACATTTCTGGAACTTCCTGTGCAGGAACCACATTTAATTCTGCCATAGATTCGGACGCAAATCCTGGCTGGGATATTTCTTTTTTGAACTGCTCTTCAAGTTGTGCCATTAATGTAACAACTGCCAAAATATCTCAATGTGATGCAAACCGTGACGGAAGTGAAAATTTTGATTTGTCTACACTAAATCCTCTAGTGGTTCCTTCAACTACGGGTTTAAATTTTAGTTATTTCAAAAATTATAACGAGGCAGATTCCAACTTAAATGCTATTACTAATTTTACAAGTTATCCAAGTTCAAGTGCTTCTATTTTTGTCAGAGTGAGCAAGGACGCAACTTGCTACAAAATTATTTCTGTCAATCTAGAGGTAAGAAATCCGACAGCAAATATTACAGGTATCTTAAATGTCTGCTCTGGAAGCACTGTATTAACTGCTTCTCCAGGATCTTCGTATTTATGGAGTACTGGTGGAAGTACACAAAGTATTACGGTAACTTCGTTAGGAGATTATTCTGTTACTGTCACAGATTCTTTTGGATGCACCAGCACTGCAAGTGTTACCATAGAACCCAGTCAAACTGCTGTTTCTCCTTCCTTACAGATTACGCAGCCCTCATGTTTTGTTTCTACAGGAACAATAAAAGTAACCTCAGCGGCATCACAATATAGTTTTGATGATGGCTCTACTTGGGGTACAAGCGACACGAAGAGTAATTTATATCCTGGAACTTATTTAGTAAAAATAAAGACCATAAATGGATGTACTTCCTACTCTCAAAGTGTGACTATTACAGCTGCTTCTACCTTGTATCCAAATTACACTTATACTAATCCTTTATTTTGCGGAGATAGCGGAAGCATTACTATTACAACTCCAGCCGCATATTACAGCTTTGATGACGGTACAACTTGGGTAAATAATTCTACCGCTAACAATCTTTTACCTGCAAATTATAAAATTCGTACCAAAGACTCACAAGGTTGTATTTCATCGGCAAACAATGTACTTATCAGTAGTAATACGCTACAAACCCCAACTTATACAATTCTATTGCCTGCTTGTACTGCAAAAGGAAGTATAACCATTAATACACTTTCGGATTTTTACACTTTTGATGGAGGAAACACATGGGTTACAAACAACACAATGAGTAATTTAAATGCAGGAAGCTATTCTTTAGGAATTAAAAATGCTTTAGGCTGTACTTCTTATTATACATATGCTTATTTAAATGATTTTAAGGATTTCTATCCTCAATATACAACTGAACAACCAATTTGCGGAACAGATGGCAGCATAACTATTACTACTGCAGCAGATTCATACAGTTTTGATAATGGAGTAACTTGGACTAGCAATAATATTAAAAAGCTGCCATTTGGAAGCTATCAAATAAAAATAAAAAACAGCGCGGGATGTATCAGCGCTTCTAGTTATGTTTCTTTATATCAGCCTTATCTGAGTTCGCCAGTTATTACTCAAGAACAGCCCACTTGTGGCGCAAACGGAAAAATCACTATCAACTCACTATCAGATTTTTATAGTTTTGATAATGGTGCAACCTGGACAACTGTCAATTCTAAATCATTACCTCCTGGGATTTATACCATAATTATAAAAAATAGCCTTGGCTGTACCTCTTATCCAACTACTATTTATCTAAATAATCCAAATATAGATGTACCCGCGTATACAGTTGTTCAACCCACTTGTACATCTGCAGGCAGCATTACTATAAATACAACTGCTAGTTTCTATAGTTTTGATGGAGGCTACACTTGGGGAACTTCTCCTTCCTTATCAAACCTTAATTCTTATACCTATTACAACATTGCAATAAAAAACAATTTAGGTTGTGTTTCTAACTCTGTAGGTGTTTTGATTAATAACGCAAAACTTCCTGACCCAGATTATACAGTTACTAATCCGAGTTGTGGAAATATTGGCAATATTACATTCAATACTACTGCAGATTATTACAGTATTGATTATGGCACAAACTGGAGCACGAGTAATGTTTTTAATAATTTAGGTCCGGGATATTACAATTTAATGATAAAAAAAGATAATTGTACATCCAATTATGTTTCTATTTATCTCGATTCCTCCAAACTGGCACAGCCCAACTTAACCATCGTTCAGCCAGGATGCGGCACAAAAGGCAGTATTAAAATTAATACTGCTGCAAGTTCTTATAGTATTGACGGGATAAATTGGGGGACAAATCCTGTGTTTTCAAATCTTTCAGCAGGATATTATTACCCAGTAATCAAAAATGCTCAAGGTTGTGTTTCAAGCTCAAACTCGGTATCGCTTCAAGAATTTTATCTTCCAATTCCCACTTTTAAAACTACACAACCTACTTGTGGAGTTGGAGGAACTATAACCTTTACTTCAACTGAAGCACAATACAGTATAGATGGAGGCAAAACCTGGAGTACTAGCCCTACATTTACTAATCTAAGTCCAAACACTTACTATTTGATGGTAAAAAATGCTACTGGGTGCATGTCTAACCCTTACAGCGCATACGCTAGCCTACAACAATACTATTTACCTAATCCAGATTTTACATTAATCCAGCCAACATGTGGAATCAATGGAAGTATTAGTATCGCAACAGTTGCAAGTTCTTACAGCTTTGATAACGGCAATACTTGGACAACTAATCCTGTTCTTTCAGGACTTACTTCTGGTTATTACAACATCGTGATAAAAAATGCAACGGGTTGTAAGTCTTATGGTTTATCGATGTATATTAATCCTTATTATCTTCCCAATCCAAATGTAAAAGTAGTACAACCAACCTGCGGAAATGGAGGAAGTATTACTGTTACAACTCCTGCGGACCAATATAGTTTTGATGGGGGCAGTACTTGGACTACAAATCCAATTTTATTAAATCCTGCTAGTTCATCTTATAATGTCCTTATTAAAAATGCAACGGGTTGTAAATCAAATTCACAGTATTTCTCCATAAACAAATTTTACCTTTCCTCACCAAATGTATCTGCTATTCAACCAACATGTAGTGCTCCTACTGGAACTCTAATAATAAATACTGCTGCGGACCAATATAGTTTTGATGGAGGAATAACTTGGACTACAAATCCTGTAAAGAAAAATTTAGCTGGCGGCTCATACAATGTAATAATAAAAAACACTCTAGGCTGTACCTCTTACAGTAGTTATATGTATATAAATACTCCCCCTTCAATTCCTGCTGCGCCCGCTGTAAAAATAGTTCAACCTTCTTCCTGCGGGGCCACTGATGGCAGCATAACTATAACAACATCAGCAATAAGTTATAGTTTTAATGATGGAAACAGTTGGACGACAAGTCCTACGAAAATAAATGTAGGGGCTGGTACGTATATTATTAAAATCAAAACAAATTCTTATAGTTGTGAATCAGCAACAACTGTTGTCAATTTGAGTTCTGGCACTACAATTGCAGCTCCAGATTTTACTAGCACCCAGCCAAATTGCAGCTCATCAAAAGGTTCTATTAACATTACAACAAATGCGGCAACTTATAGTTATGACAACGGATTGACCTACGTTTTTTCTAATACAAAAACAGATCTTTCTCCGGGTACTTATTTTATAAAAATTAAAAACTCAGCGGGTTGTGTTTCAAATGCTGCTACAGTTACCATTTCACCACTTGCACCGCTTACTGCTCCTGCCTTTACGGCAATCCAGCCTAATTGCACAGATTTTACAGGATCCATTTCAATTAATACTACAGCCGATTTTTATAGTTTTGATAACGGAATTACGTATGGAACATCCAATACAAAATCTAACCTATCCGCAGGAACCTATAATTTGATGGTTAAATATAATTCTGGTTGTATTTCTCTGGCGGCACCAGTCACTATACAAGCCGCACCTGTAATTCCTGACGCACCACAAGTGGTAGTTACGGATCCAATTGGCTGTAATTCGCCAAAAGGCAGTATTGTGGTTTCTACGGTTGCTAATCTATATAGTTTTGACGATGGTCTTACCTGGGATACTAGCAATAGTGCAAATTTATCTCCCGGAAGTTATTTTATCCGAATAAAATATACAAATGGCTGCGCATCTATAGCGTATAAAGCAACAATCAATGTTGCGCCAAACGCTCCCGCAACTCCAATTTTAACTGTTACTCAGCCTATTACTTGCAGCAATCCATTTGGCTCTATTTTAATTACAAGCACGTCCGATCAATATAGTTTTGACGATGGTAAAAATTATTCATCCAATCCTAATTCAGGAAATTTAATAGCTGGAACCTACATGGTTCGCGTTAAAAATAGTAGTGGTTGTGAGTCTGCTGCAGTAACTACAACCATTAATCCTCCAACGGATTATCCGAGCAATCCTCTATTTAAAACTATCCAGCCAGACTGCAATAATCTTAAAGGTACTATTACAATTACCGACACTGCAACAGAATATAGTTTCGATAATGGTGTTAGCTGGACTACAAGTGCAATGAAATCAGATCTTGACCCTAACACCTACTTGATCAAGGTCAAAAATAATAATGGCTGTATTTCAAATGCAGCCACAGTTACTATCAATCCTTTTACAAATTTTATTCCAAAGCCTGCTTTAGCCAGCCTTCAATCATTTTGTATTCAGGAAAATGCCGCACTAAATTCAATTATAATCACAGGGCAAAACATAAAATGGTATGACGCATTAACAAACGGATCCCTTTTACCCAATACAACTTTGCTTCAAGACGCTAAGACCTATTATGCTTCTCAAACTATAGATGGCTGTGAAAGCGAAAGAACTCCTGTATCCATAAAAATTCAAGATACTCATGCTCCTTCTGGCGATGCAAATCAGACATTTTGTACGGGACAAAATCCAACTTTAGCAAACATTCAAATTACAGGAACTTCAATAAAATGGTATGACGCTTTAAGTAATGGTTCGTTATTATTAGAAACCACAAATCTCGAAAATGGAAAAACTTACTATGCTTCTCAAACAGAAAACAATTGTGAAGGTTCTAGATTGGGAATTACAATTTCATTTATAAGCACTCCATCTGCTCCAACTGCCAACGGAAATCTAGAGTTTTGTAAAAGCGAGAATGCGAAATTAAGTAACATTCAAATGACAGGTCAAAATGTGAAATGGTATGACAGTGCTTTTTCGGCAGCTTCCCTGCCAAATACCACTTTGTTAGAAAACAATAGAACTTATTATGCTTCTCAAACTGTTGGATGCGAGAGCGATCGAACATCTGTTTTGATAAAGGTTTATGATACTAGTTTACCAACTGGTAATAACAATCAGCAATTCTGCATTGATGAAATTGCTACTTTAGAAAACCTTAATATAACCGGAACGAACCTTAAATGGTACGATCAAGCAACAGACGGAAATATTTTACAAGAGACAAGTTTATTACAAACTGCGGTTTATTATGCGACACAAACTCTAAATAATTGTGAAAGCCCACGATTGGCTGTAACAGTAAAAATTCAGGATACCCAAATTCCATTTTCAGATTCACCACAATCATTTTGTATTCAAAAAAATGCCAAAATCAGTAATATTGCTATAAACGGTCAAAATATAAAATGGTATGGAAGTTCTTCATCAGACAGCCTTTTATCTGAATCAACGACTCTTGAAAACGGAATGACATACTATGCTTCTCAAACAATTAGCAACTGCGAAAGTGATAAAATTCCCGTAACTGTAAATATACTTGGAGCGACGACAGCAGAATGCATTCACTTTGTTGAAGAGCTTCCCTATCCAAAATTCTTTACACCAAATAATGATGGCCATAATGATACTTGGACAATTGATTTTGATTATTTAGCTCCTAACAGCGGTATCAGAATTTTTGACCGTTATGGAAAATTAATTAAAGAATTACGTCCCGATACTTCTTGGGATGGAACTTATCTTGGACATCAAGAACCTGCATCAGATTATTGGTTTACCGTGACAAGATTCAATGGAACAGAATTTAGAGGTCATTTTAGTTTAAAAAGATAA